From Roseburia hominis, the proteins below share one genomic window:
- a CDS encoding nitrogenase component 1, which translates to MKERGYSIKEICEFLQKERPDKQEKLRYSREGFRCPGAGNRGMGGLSRTAVFIPESIHFLVAPQACMFHCITDLWMNGYTEGIYQIRLSDKELILGEVADILEREIFAQLPTLKPCPKVIMITVTCADGLIQTDYSRIKKRLKVEYGIRFGVIEMFPILEESIVKHTDKFVESVYGMIDADQSKPKRNMVNILGKVEPARTDTDFYKVLEEAGYTVNEIRQCRTLEEFDRMGEAKLNIVLSEFSLYAAKMMERKYGVPFMYWNQHMSPESIQSNYARLEEILELHLDVSKYEQKAKEKADQVRRLAEGKTFAVGQSLDYNPAKVACDLVALGLSVKYFFVDKIRKEDLSYYQWLMENSEEIRVYLAPDISMMRFMDNPQEVDYTLGGANMMLKHVPGISFIRLGEEPYDFETFIEIMEQMEEQLSADAAEKRNVKAAEPDIGQNLFARNWAVYPKEEEKDGALI; encoded by the coding sequence ATGAAGGAAAGAGGCTATTCGATAAAAGAGATCTGTGAATTTTTACAGAAAGAAAGACCGGACAAGCAGGAAAAATTAAGATATTCCAGAGAAGGATTTCGCTGCCCGGGGGCGGGAAACCGGGGTATGGGAGGTCTGTCAAGGACTGCGGTATTTATCCCGGAGTCCATTCATTTTCTGGTGGCTCCGCAGGCGTGTATGTTTCATTGTATTACCGATTTATGGATGAATGGGTATACGGAGGGCATTTATCAGATTCGGCTAAGTGACAAGGAGTTGATATTGGGGGAGGTTGCCGATATCCTGGAACGGGAGATATTTGCCCAGCTACCCACGCTTAAGCCATGTCCCAAGGTAATCATGATCACGGTGACCTGTGCGGATGGACTGATACAGACGGATTACAGCCGAATTAAGAAAAGACTAAAAGTGGAGTATGGAATTCGGTTCGGCGTAATTGAGATGTTTCCTATTTTAGAGGAAAGTATTGTAAAACATACGGACAAGTTTGTAGAGAGTGTTTACGGAATGATCGATGCTGATCAAAGTAAGCCAAAACGAAACATGGTAAATATTCTGGGAAAAGTAGAGCCGGCAAGAACAGATACGGATTTTTATAAGGTTTTGGAAGAAGCGGGATATACGGTAAATGAGATTCGCCAGTGCAGAACATTGGAAGAATTTGACCGGATGGGTGAGGCGAAGCTTAATATCGTACTTAGCGAATTCAGTCTGTATGCGGCTAAGATGATGGAGCGGAAATACGGGGTTCCTTTCATGTACTGGAATCAGCATATGAGTCCGGAAAGTATCCAGAGCAATTATGCGAGGCTTGAGGAAATATTGGAGCTGCATCTGGATGTGAGTAAATACGAACAAAAAGCAAAAGAGAAGGCGGATCAGGTCAGAAGACTTGCAGAAGGAAAGACCTTTGCCGTAGGGCAGTCCCTGGATTATAATCCGGCCAAGGTAGCCTGTGATCTTGTGGCGCTTGGACTTTCGGTCAAATATTTTTTTGTGGATAAGATTAGAAAAGAAGACCTTTCTTATTATCAGTGGCTCATGGAAAATAGCGAGGAAATAAGGGTTTATCTGGCACCGGATATCAGCATGATGCGGTTCATGGATAATCCGCAGGAGGTGGATTATACACTTGGAGGGGCGAATATGATGCTGAAACATGTTCCGGGAATTTCTTTTATCCGTCTGGGAGAGGAGCCCTATGATTTTGAGACTTTTATCGAGATTATGGAGCAGATGGAAGAGCAATTATCGGCAGACGCCGCAGAAAAAAGAAATGTGAAAGCTGCAGAGCCAGACATCGGTCAGAATCTTTTCGCAAGAAACTGGGCGGTGTATCCGAAAGAGGAGGAAAAAGATGGGGCGCTTATTTGA
- a CDS encoding Wadjet anti-phage system protein JetD domain-containing protein — MTKEAGKMTLALWLIHKINTKDWRIGKVTGWKHPEISQDVIDQIGRQELLRQAQELERRELIRVKWRDFKTDIERIDVSVENMDRLCAFAGVENPREELQRAEEILKRWREEAKEEWQKKYYDLLLERTTRGTVPVEVKDENLFRCLNSLPGQEKSCWRRVFSANVLGDSKLFETKYETRLITILIHHSPYVREGMEAAQILAEHGVLTYSQTLEWKGPLVYEIGGIGTSIDTAGMIYGTIINAQTLEQSRVVSAGNVSRIVTIENKANYEDMRFRSDTLYIFAHGFFSPKERYFLSTLREVLGEDTKYYHWGDMDYGGIRIFGYIKEHIFPEVRPLYMDGKTYEKALRQGAGVKLDAGKRRKLERMEAGELEELKDAILQYGLEIEQEVLLCESVNV, encoded by the coding sequence ATGACGAAGGAAGCGGGGAAAATGACGCTGGCCCTGTGGCTGATTCATAAGATTAACACGAAGGACTGGCGGATCGGAAAGGTGACCGGGTGGAAACACCCGGAAATCTCCCAGGACGTGATCGACCAGATTGGCAGGCAGGAACTTCTTAGGCAGGCCCAAGAGCTGGAACGCCGGGAGCTTATCCGGGTAAAGTGGCGGGATTTCAAAACGGATATAGAGAGAATAGATGTTTCTGTAGAAAACATGGACCGCCTCTGTGCGTTTGCCGGGGTGGAAAATCCCAGGGAAGAGCTGCAACGCGCGGAAGAAATTTTGAAACGATGGAGAGAAGAAGCAAAGGAAGAATGGCAGAAGAAATATTATGATTTACTTCTTGAACGAACCACAAGAGGAACGGTGCCTGTTGAGGTAAAAGATGAGAATCTCTTCCGTTGTTTGAATAGTCTTCCCGGACAGGAGAAGAGCTGTTGGAGGCGTGTGTTTAGCGCTAACGTACTGGGGGATTCCAAGCTCTTTGAGACGAAGTACGAAACACGATTGATTACCATATTGATCCATCATTCACCCTACGTGCGGGAAGGCATGGAGGCTGCTCAGATTCTGGCGGAGCATGGGGTACTTACCTATTCACAGACTCTGGAATGGAAGGGGCCATTGGTGTATGAAATAGGAGGAATTGGGACTTCTATTGACACAGCAGGCATGATTTATGGTACAATTATAAATGCGCAGACATTGGAACAATCCAGGGTAGTTTCAGCGGGGAACGTAAGCAGAATAGTGACAATAGAAAATAAGGCGAATTACGAGGATATGAGATTCAGAAGTGATACGCTCTATATTTTTGCCCACGGATTCTTTTCTCCGAAGGAGCGATATTTTCTGAGTACTCTTCGGGAAGTGTTGGGAGAAGATACGAAATATTATCATTGGGGTGATATGGATTATGGTGGGATTCGTATTTTCGGATATATCAAGGAGCATATTTTTCCGGAGGTCAGACCGCTGTATATGGATGGGAAGACTTACGAAAAAGCATTGCGTCAGGGAGCCGGGGTGAAGCTGGACGCAGGGAAGAGGAGAAAGCTTGAGCGTATGGAGGCAGGAGAGCTGGAAGAATTGAAAGATGCCATCTTACAGTATGGACTGGAAATCGAACAGGAAGTATTACTCTGTGAATCGGTCAATGTTTAA
- a CDS encoding DUF4194 domain-containing protein: MIEYLNSLSITEAEEVKRTIRDLFKQTCILKIKYDPVTLVSRDNPRYRICEKHKDFIRDYLSVTGCELLHDPQESIFRIGGEGIATEKMSMTTTLLVLILKLIYRDKIMGEGLRATVTNLEEIREYGKNTNLINRKLTNQEWQEALTLMKFHQMLEIPCAIVNVEDTTPLYIYSTVNIYCRTADINELVREYEEEAVQLEMKEALQPGEE; the protein is encoded by the coding sequence ATGATCGAATATTTAAACAGCCTGTCGATCACGGAGGCGGAGGAAGTGAAGAGAACGATCCGCGACCTGTTCAAGCAGACCTGCATTTTAAAAATCAAATACGATCCGGTCACGCTGGTGTCGCGGGATAACCCCAGATACCGGATCTGTGAAAAGCATAAAGATTTTATCCGCGATTACCTGTCGGTCACCGGGTGCGAACTGCTCCATGACCCGCAGGAATCTATTTTTCGGATCGGCGGGGAGGGGATTGCCACCGAGAAGATGAGCATGACCACCACGCTGCTGGTATTGATCCTGAAACTCATTTATCGGGATAAGATCATGGGCGAGGGACTTAGGGCTACGGTGACGAATTTAGAAGAGATCCGCGAGTACGGGAAGAATACCAATTTGATTAATCGAAAGCTGACGAACCAGGAATGGCAGGAGGCCCTGACGCTGATGAAATTTCATCAGATGCTGGAAATCCCGTGCGCGATCGTGAATGTGGAGGATACTACGCCTCTTTACATATACAGTACCGTCAACATTTATTGCAGGACCGCAGATATCAATGAGTTGGTAAGAGAGTACGAGGAAGAGGCTGTGCAGCTTGAAATGAAGGAAGCATTACAGCCAGGGGAGGAATAA
- a CDS encoding Wadjet anti-phage system protein JetA family protein, which yields MILKERIPKEFYKLFRTQNMDLFMQVLVAIYVENSEYCTSLGLTERECRGIINEELARKNADWTWEVWEEAEEMPVSASAAFILGRLVSWGWLRSDYDEKLNENVISFPEYSQLYVELFQKLMREDSSQERESILSIYSALFTYESDKEKNNDILKNALHKSRSLGQLLTNMQDGMRAYFDELARQKDFLGIQEVLINEMNNKDSRKYAILTTTDSFYRYKEAVKELLGRILEMNELRKEEDERTLLTLEEDSLPWRRMQRKLENYEEASRLVYLVEREFDLIEKKYNKLIEQKTIFAGRAAARIRYILREGTEDQDSTVVLAGLLGKSEKRDEILGKLAKKMCFSAPYRCITEDSPYARRDRPDYEFRPEPVGKTAGQEEQMADFVPKPLYTKKQIREFMERNQKDGVFTWDKDSVKGMEDLEKLLFVWQYMTKDREKECEIELGDELETDEGFTFTNLKIRAK from the coding sequence ATGATACTAAAAGAGAGAATCCCCAAAGAATTCTATAAATTATTCCGCACCCAGAACATGGATCTGTTCATGCAGGTTCTGGTGGCGATTTATGTGGAAAACAGCGAATACTGCACGTCCCTGGGCCTTACGGAGCGTGAGTGCAGAGGGATCATTAATGAAGAACTGGCCCGGAAGAATGCTGACTGGACCTGGGAAGTGTGGGAAGAGGCGGAGGAGATGCCGGTGAGTGCAAGTGCCGCATTTATTCTGGGACGCCTCGTGAGCTGGGGGTGGCTTCGCAGCGACTATGATGAGAAGCTGAATGAAAATGTCATCTCCTTTCCGGAATACAGCCAATTATATGTGGAGCTGTTCCAGAAGCTGATGCGGGAAGATAGCAGCCAGGAAAGAGAGAGTATCCTTTCCATTTACAGTGCCCTTTTTACCTATGAATCGGACAAAGAGAAGAATAACGACATTTTGAAAAATGCGCTGCACAAATCCCGAAGTCTGGGACAGCTCCTTACGAATATGCAGGACGGTATGCGGGCGTATTTTGATGAATTGGCAAGGCAGAAGGACTTTTTGGGAATCCAGGAGGTCCTGATTAATGAGATGAACAATAAAGACAGCAGAAAATATGCGATCCTTACGACGACGGACAGTTTTTACCGCTATAAGGAGGCGGTAAAGGAGTTACTTGGCCGGATTTTGGAGATGAATGAACTGAGAAAGGAAGAGGACGAGAGAACCCTTCTGACTTTGGAAGAAGACAGCCTGCCTTGGAGGCGCATGCAGAGGAAGTTGGAGAATTATGAGGAGGCAAGCCGTCTTGTCTATCTGGTCGAGAGGGAATTTGACCTCATCGAAAAGAAATATAATAAACTGATCGAGCAGAAAACGATTTTTGCGGGACGCGCGGCGGCAAGAATCCGCTATATTTTAAGAGAAGGAACGGAGGATCAGGATAGTACGGTGGTCCTCGCAGGCCTTCTTGGAAAGAGTGAAAAACGGGATGAGATTCTGGGGAAGCTGGCAAAGAAGATGTGCTTTTCCGCGCCGTACCGGTGCATTACGGAGGACAGCCCTTACGCCAGAAGGGATCGCCCGGACTATGAATTCCGGCCTGAGCCAGTGGGAAAGACGGCGGGGCAGGAGGAGCAGATGGCGGATTTTGTGCCGAAGCCGCTCTATACAAAAAAGCAGATCCGGGAATTTATGGAGAGGAACCAAAAGGACGGAGTCTTTACTTGGGACAAGGATTCTGTAAAAGGAATGGAAGATTTGGAAAAATTGCTGTTTGTATGGCAGTATATGACGAAGGACCGGGAGAAAGAGTGCGAGATTGAACTGGGGGACGAGCTGGAAACGGACGAAGGATTTACGTTCACGAATTTGAAGATTCGTGCGAAGTAG
- a CDS encoding helix-turn-helix domain-containing protein, producing the protein MGIRVCLEEVLKERKMTSKELCRLVNITEANLSVLRSGKAKGVRFHTINRICYFLQCDVGDILKFDGNLEEGEENEE; encoded by the coding sequence ATGGGAATACGGGTTTGTCTGGAGGAGGTCCTGAAAGAGAGGAAGATGACATCGAAGGAGCTTTGCAGGCTGGTGAATATTACCGAGGCCAATCTCTCGGTTCTCAGAAGCGGTAAGGCAAAGGGCGTCCGATTTCACACGATCAACAGAATCTGCTACTTTTTACAGTGTGACGTGGGAGATATCTTAAAATTTGACGGTAATCTGGAGGAGGGTGAGGAAAATGAAGAATAG
- a CDS encoding DMT family transporter, which produces MKSNKQAIGHVMAMISVIIWGTTFISSKVLLADFTPVELLIFRFVIGFVALWFMKPGRLVLKNRREEWYFVATGLTGICLYYLFENVALTYTQASNVGVITSISPFFIGISAHFFLKDEKLKSSFFVGFVFAIAGISLISFSGQDGIHLNLTGDLLSVAAASMWGFYAILTRKIGELGYDVIQSTRRMFFYGILFMIPMACVSDFRLGVERFVEPVNLINMLYLGVGACAVCFVTWNYAVQSLGAIKTSIYIYLIPVITIVMSVIILHEKITVMSIAGTVLTLSGLAISELSNKAK; this is translated from the coding sequence ATGAAGAGCAACAAACAGGCGATTGGCCATGTGATGGCCATGATTTCAGTAATCATCTGGGGGACAACTTTTATTTCAAGCAAAGTACTGCTTGCTGATTTTACTCCGGTGGAGCTTTTGATCTTCCGGTTTGTAATTGGTTTTGTCGCTTTATGGTTCATGAAGCCTGGGCGCCTGGTGCTGAAAAATCGAAGGGAAGAATGGTATTTTGTGGCGACAGGTCTTACGGGAATCTGCCTGTACTATTTGTTTGAAAATGTTGCATTGACGTATACGCAGGCGTCGAATGTAGGGGTGATTACCTCTATTTCACCATTCTTTATCGGAATCAGCGCGCATTTCTTTTTGAAAGATGAGAAACTAAAGAGCAGCTTCTTCGTCGGCTTTGTGTTTGCGATCGCGGGAATCTCCCTGATCAGTTTCAGCGGGCAGGATGGGATTCATTTGAATTTAACGGGAGATCTGCTCAGTGTGGCGGCGGCGTCCATGTGGGGATTCTATGCCATTTTGACCAGAAAGATCGGGGAACTTGGATATGATGTGATTCAGTCGACCAGACGGATGTTTTTTTATGGAATACTGTTCATGATTCCGATGGCGTGTGTGTCAGATTTCCGGCTGGGAGTGGAGCGATTTGTGGAACCGGTCAATCTGATCAATATGCTCTATTTGGGAGTCGGAGCCTGCGCGGTCTGCTTTGTGACATGGAATTATGCGGTGCAAAGCTTAGGAGCGATTAAGACCAGTATCTATATTTATCTGATTCCGGTAATCACGATCGTCATGTCGGTCATTATTCTGCATGAAAAGATTACGGTCATGTCGATTGCTGGTACAGTTCTGACATTGTCGGGGCTGGCAATATCCGAGTTGTCAAACAAAGCTAAGTAA
- a CDS encoding amidohydrolase: protein MKSLLIKNGWLHDAVHPESYQADILVQDGRIAKIGSGLVSDVAEEIDATGCQVYPGFVEAHCHLGVDGYAMGFEGDDCNEMTEILTPELRVIDALNPQDETFRLALEGGVTCVGTGPGSANVLGGMFAVIKTKGKRVDDMIVKFPAAMKCAFGENPKRCYKEKNNYSRMATASKLRVTLREAQEYRAQLQEAKTVKDRPKYNAKLEALLPVLDGEIPLKAHAHQANDIFTAIRIAKEFGVKLTLEHCTDGSLIAEELAAESYPVCVGPTFGHATKIELKNKSFETPGVLAKAGCQVSIITDSPVIPQEFLPLCAGLAVKYGMDEFEALKAITINPARHLGVEDRVGSLEEGKDGDLVIAAGNPMISDTRILYTIIDGEVCYQG from the coding sequence ATGAAAAGTTTACTAATCAAGAATGGATGGCTCCACGACGCAGTTCATCCGGAAAGCTATCAGGCGGATATTCTGGTACAGGACGGAAGAATCGCCAAAATAGGTTCGGGTCTTGTATCTGACGTGGCAGAGGAAATTGACGCCACGGGATGCCAGGTGTATCCGGGGTTTGTGGAAGCCCACTGCCATTTGGGCGTAGATGGGTATGCCATGGGCTTTGAGGGCGATGACTGCAATGAGATGACAGAGATACTGACGCCTGAGCTGCGGGTGATCGATGCTCTGAATCCGCAGGATGAGACGTTCCGATTGGCGCTGGAAGGCGGTGTGACCTGCGTAGGTACGGGCCCGGGAAGCGCGAATGTGCTGGGCGGTATGTTCGCAGTGATCAAGACAAAGGGAAAACGGGTGGATGATATGATCGTCAAGTTCCCTGCGGCCATGAAATGTGCATTTGGAGAAAATCCAAAGCGCTGTTACAAAGAGAAAAATAATTACTCCCGGATGGCAACAGCGTCCAAGCTGAGAGTGACTCTCCGTGAAGCACAGGAATATCGGGCACAGCTTCAGGAGGCAAAGACCGTCAAAGACAGACCGAAATATAATGCGAAGTTAGAGGCGCTGCTTCCCGTTCTGGATGGTGAAATTCCGCTGAAAGCTCACGCACATCAGGCAAATGATATTTTTACGGCGATCAGGATTGCGAAAGAGTTTGGCGTGAAGCTGACTTTGGAGCATTGCACGGATGGCTCTCTGATCGCGGAGGAATTGGCAGCGGAAAGTTATCCTGTCTGCGTCGGTCCGACTTTTGGGCATGCGACCAAGATTGAATTAAAAAACAAAAGTTTTGAGACACCGGGTGTGCTTGCGAAGGCTGGTTGCCAGGTATCCATTATCACAGATTCACCGGTGATTCCACAGGAGTTTTTACCTTTGTGCGCGGGCCTTGCTGTGAAATATGGAATGGACGAGTTTGAAGCGCTTAAGGCTATCACGATCAACCCAGCGAGACATTTAGGTGTGGAGGATCGGGTCGGCTCCCTGGAAGAGGGCAAGGACGGTGATCTTGTCATAGCAGCGGGGAATCCTATGATATCAGACACGCGAATTCTGTATACGATTATTGATGGGGAAGTTTGCTATCAGGGGTAA
- a CDS encoding SbcC/MukB-like Walker B domain-containing protein, translating into MREAKKIITRMCMNNWGGVEHKILTFHEYVNLFSGKSGSGKSTVMDAIQVILYGSFSPAFLNKAADDAKNRRSVISYLRGEQKDGTANREGKDFCSTIALEIEDTSNHIVTCVGVAFEVRISDSEVRKFVYFSHSGRMPEGGYRTEEGIPYDNKQIRHLVEERSKSEDNRGKGEVNRIYPSKEAYLGTLFDVILGYIDGNRFMTMEKSAIALKMTNGTGQFIRDYMFPRSEGKAIGKISEQLGKYRDIKEQVEDLEKRISYLTRVKEAHQEVVNVGADIVHGQAALKFVDILALESRIEADNQELSDTRKKCEEFSKKDSALKEQREDVKEALIKAESDLKATDYGSKKERLEELTKRADMLAKDSVQWRKTLSGLQRWVDEEIVTDYVSNPTIYKIEEFQKGAVSVSQCARLREALAGTREMIRDEIEELREQKQGVQKEYEAKKKRVEDMKHDRKSYGDMGESIRKARKMLRERLAASYGHAVEVQVLADLFDIREEEWKDAVEGRMGRLKLCLITEPKYAHDAAVIFRSMKEFEEIELINSRALMDSGPQALKGTLYEAVTTEIPYVDACLKRFLGHIVKCRSVEELEQVHDGVTPDCYSYSNFRFRHLKKRDYTWNACIGSKVSKAKLAEYEADTKKLSEALREVTRQMAALNASMEFEALGAGDEYLAALSRSQEELEEALAEKAELSEVIRKLKEGKYRELEGEVQKLKEQSAAVEAEIEKNSRLLREYQISEARLSTDINNKQEELNNQRMGYKPGEAVEEEVRRELSQVTGQTLKGRIRSRLERLGDRLAKADDNLARARNNYIFAYPSCNLSGTERTNDAYDKLLNDYLNNYRPEYQKEFEKQCDLIYKSLRDNVIAAIHGDIKAARRHAAEINRMLRETNFADSIYQIKIEPAKNENAQFYEMLMAEELDSKVLYDDEIEGQMSLGQDTFLQKYERQINLLTEKFMPARGEDEMNLAKRRQEMERYADYRNYLSFSMYERVEDEKGNIRENMVDEMAGRDSGGEGQNPKYVALMAGFAMLYMSHSNRDSRIKLVLLDEAFSKMDQERSEVCLKYARKLNLQLIVCVPDERLQSLIQNVDSVYGFRRYQNQISMMHIDKGRYLQMMEGEEDDEGSGENDAGPVADS; encoded by the coding sequence GTGAGAGAAGCTAAGAAAATTATCACCAGAATGTGTATGAACAACTGGGGCGGAGTGGAACATAAGATCCTTACATTTCACGAGTATGTGAATCTGTTCAGTGGAAAGAGCGGCTCGGGGAAATCTACGGTGATGGACGCGATTCAGGTGATCCTGTACGGGAGTTTTTCGCCCGCCTTTTTGAATAAAGCGGCCGATGACGCCAAGAACCGGAGAAGTGTGATCAGCTATCTTCGCGGGGAGCAAAAGGACGGGACCGCCAACCGGGAAGGTAAGGATTTCTGCTCTACGATTGCACTTGAGATCGAGGATACGTCAAATCATATTGTGACCTGTGTGGGGGTCGCCTTTGAGGTTCGCATAAGTGACAGTGAAGTCAGAAAATTCGTCTATTTCAGTCATTCGGGAAGAATGCCGGAGGGCGGCTACCGGACGGAGGAAGGGATTCCCTATGACAATAAGCAGATACGGCATCTTGTGGAAGAGCGGTCCAAATCGGAGGATAACCGCGGCAAGGGGGAGGTAAACCGGATCTACCCTTCCAAGGAAGCCTATCTGGGGACCTTATTCGACGTGATCCTCGGTTACATCGACGGGAACCGTTTCATGACTATGGAAAAGAGTGCGATCGCTCTTAAGATGACAAACGGAACCGGCCAGTTCATCAGGGACTATATGTTCCCCAGAAGCGAAGGGAAGGCGATCGGGAAAATCAGCGAACAGCTTGGAAAATACAGGGACATCAAGGAACAGGTGGAGGATCTGGAAAAAAGGATCAGTTATCTGACCCGGGTGAAGGAGGCTCACCAGGAAGTGGTAAATGTAGGCGCCGACATTGTTCATGGGCAGGCGGCGCTAAAATTTGTGGACATCCTGGCGCTGGAGAGCAGGATAGAGGCGGACAATCAGGAGCTTTCGGATACCCGGAAAAAATGCGAGGAGTTCTCGAAGAAGGATTCTGCTTTAAAGGAGCAGCGGGAGGACGTAAAAGAGGCATTGATCAAGGCGGAATCCGACCTCAAAGCCACGGATTACGGCAGCAAAAAGGAGCGTCTCGAGGAACTGACAAAGCGGGCGGATATGCTGGCGAAGGATAGTGTGCAGTGGCGAAAGACACTTTCTGGTTTACAACGCTGGGTAGACGAGGAGATTGTGACCGATTATGTGAGCAATCCGACGATTTATAAAATAGAAGAATTCCAGAAGGGCGCGGTAAGCGTTTCGCAGTGTGCCAGATTAAGAGAGGCGCTTGCGGGCACAAGGGAGATGATCCGCGACGAGATTGAGGAATTAAGAGAACAGAAGCAAGGTGTGCAAAAGGAGTATGAAGCGAAGAAAAAGCGCGTAGAGGACATGAAGCATGACCGCAAATCCTACGGGGATATGGGCGAGAGTATCCGCAAGGCAAGAAAAATGCTGAGAGAACGGCTGGCGGCTTCCTACGGACATGCGGTGGAGGTACAGGTGCTGGCCGATCTGTTCGATATTCGTGAGGAGGAGTGGAAGGACGCGGTAGAAGGACGAATGGGAAGATTGAAGCTGTGCCTGATCACCGAGCCGAAGTATGCTCATGATGCGGCGGTCATCTTCCGATCCATGAAAGAGTTTGAAGAAATCGAGCTGATCAATTCCCGGGCGCTTATGGATAGTGGGCCTCAGGCGTTAAAAGGGACGCTCTATGAGGCGGTCACCACGGAGATTCCTTATGTAGATGCGTGTCTTAAGCGTTTCCTCGGGCATATCGTAAAATGCCGCTCCGTGGAGGAGCTGGAGCAGGTGCATGACGGTGTGACGCCGGATTGCTATTCTTACAGCAATTTCCGGTTCCGGCATTTGAAAAAACGGGATTACACCTGGAACGCCTGCATTGGGAGCAAGGTCTCCAAGGCGAAGCTGGCTGAATATGAGGCAGATACTAAGAAGCTGTCGGAGGCGCTAAGAGAAGTGACCCGTCAGATGGCCGCTTTGAATGCGTCCATGGAGTTTGAGGCGCTGGGGGCAGGAGATGAGTATCTGGCAGCGCTTTCCCGTTCGCAGGAGGAGCTGGAGGAGGCCCTCGCTGAGAAGGCCGAGTTAAGCGAGGTCATTCGGAAATTAAAGGAGGGCAAGTACCGGGAGCTGGAAGGAGAGGTGCAGAAGCTGAAAGAGCAGTCGGCGGCCGTGGAGGCGGAAATTGAGAAGAACAGCCGTCTGCTTCGCGAGTACCAGATCAGCGAAGCGCGTCTTTCGACAGATATTAATAATAAACAGGAAGAACTGAATAATCAGCGCATGGGTTATAAGCCGGGCGAGGCGGTAGAAGAAGAGGTAAGGCGAGAACTTTCCCAGGTGACGGGGCAGACTTTAAAGGGCAGGATCCGTTCCCGTCTGGAGCGTTTAGGCGACAGGCTGGCAAAAGCAGACGATAATCTGGCGCGGGCAAGAAATAATTACATTTTCGCCTATCCGTCCTGCAATTTAAGCGGTACGGAGCGGACAAATGACGCCTACGATAAACTTTTGAATGACTATCTGAACAATTACAGGCCGGAGTACCAAAAAGAATTTGAAAAGCAGTGCGACCTGATTTATAAGAGCCTGCGGGATAATGTGATTGCAGCCATTCACGGGGATATCAAGGCGGCGAGACGCCATGCGGCGGAGATCAATCGTATGCTCAGAGAGACCAATTTCGCGGACAGCATTTACCAGATCAAGATCGAGCCGGCGAAAAATGAAAATGCACAGTTTTACGAAATGCTGATGGCCGAGGAGCTGGACAGCAAGGTACTCTATGATGACGAGATCGAGGGGCAGATGAGTCTGGGGCAGGATACTTTCCTGCAAAAATATGAGCGTCAGATCAACCTTCTGACGGAAAAATTCATGCCCGCGCGGGGAGAAGATGAGATGAACCTGGCGAAGCGCAGGCAGGAGATGGAGCGCTATGCGGATTACCGGAACTATCTGTCGTTCAGTATGTATGAGCGGGTGGAGGATGAGAAGGGAAATATCCGTGAGAACATGGTAGATGAGATGGCCGGGCGGGATTCCGGCGGCGAGGGGCAGAACCCCAAGTATGTGGCACTGATGGCCGGTTTTGCCATGCTTTATATGTCGCATAGCAACCGGGATTCCAGGATTAAGCTGGTGCTTCTTGACGAGGCGTTTTCTAAGATGGATCAGGAGCGCAGCGAGGTGTGTCTGAAATATGCGAGAAAACTGAATCTGCAGCTTATTGTCTGCGTGCCGGACGAGAGACTGCAGTCCCTGATCCAGAATGTGGACAGTGTGTACGGCTTCCGCAGGTATCAGAACCAGATTTCCATGATGCATATTGATAAAGGACGATATCTTCAGATGATGGAAGGGGAAGAAGATGACGAAGGAAGCGGGGAAAATGACGCTGGCCCTGTGGCTGATTCATAA